In a single window of the Nilaparvata lugens isolate BPH chromosome 1, ASM1435652v1, whole genome shotgun sequence genome:
- the LOC111050207 gene encoding gastrula zinc finger protein XlCGF57.1 has protein sequence MEAGHMKIKEEVLDMEENELMISDEEFHQEYENEEFRSNNEHRKEAAVVEAANEIEKGEENFELIMIKEESIPELDEQPPKSIVLKQKNNAKKGYKKKKKNAKKSFDCRFCDNIFNRQSHLVVHERVHTGEKPYKCETCSKGFTQSGSLKIHLRTHTGERPFKCADCAKDFANLSNLKSHLRTHTGSKPKPYVCEECGVKFSRRDSLNNHMRLHTGDKPYKCDFCSKEFTFQNGLVVHLRTHTGEKPHICEFCEKRFTQTSSLKIHLRTHTGERPYKCKDCTKDFNNLGSLKKHLTTHTGSKPHVCEVCGLQFTQLGSLNNHMRLHTGDKPYKCNFCLKEFTFLNGLVVHLRTHTGEKPHICEICGKGFTQTSSLKIHLRTHTGERPYKCGNCTKDFANLSNLKSHMRTHTGNRPKPYVCEVCGVQFTQLGSLNIHMRIHTGDKPYKCNFCSKEFSFQTSLVVHLRTHTGEKPHICEICGKGFTQTSSLKIHLRTHTGERPFKCGNCAKDFANLGNLKSHIRRIHTL, from the coding sequence ATGGAAGCAGGGCATATGAAAATAAAGGAAGAAGTATTAGATATGGAAGAAAATGAATTAATGATAAGTGATGAAGAATTCCATCAGGAATATGAGAATGAGGAATTCAGAAGTAATAATGAACACAGAAAAGAAGCGGCAGTAGTTGAAGCtgcaaatgaaattgaaaaagggGAAGAAAATTTTGAGTTGATAATGATAAAAGAAGAATCAATTCCAGAGTTGGATGAACAGCCCCCGAAGTCAATAGTCTTAAAGCAGAAAAATAATGCTAAGAAAGGTtacaaaaaaaagaagaagaatgcaaAAAAATCATTTGACTGTAGATTTtgtgataatatttttaatcgTCAATCACATCTAGTTGTACATGAGAGGGTACACACGGGCGAGAAACCTTACAAATGTGAAACCTGCAGTAAAGGCTTTACTCAGTCAGGCAGTTTGAAAATTCATCTAAGAACTCATACGGGAGAAAGGCCTTTCAAATGCGCAGATTGTGCTAAAGACTTTGCTAATCTCAGTAATTTGAAATCGCATCTGAGAACTCATACAGGAAGTAAGCCAAAGCCTTATGTATGTGAAGAATGCGGGGTGAAGTTCTCTCGACGTGATAGCTTGAATAATCATATGAGACTCCACACCGGCGATAAACCATACAAGTGTGACTTCTGCTCGAAGGAGTTCACCTTCCAGAATGGTCTGGTTGTTCATTTGAGAACACATACTGGCGAGAAGCCCCATATATGTGAATTCTGTGAAAAACGTTTCACACAGACGAGCAGTTTGAAAATCCATCTGAGAACTCATACGGGAGAAAGGCCTTACAAATGTAAAGATTGTACTAAAGACTTTAATAATTTGGGAAGTTTAAAAAAACATCTGACAACTCATACAGGAAGTAAGCCTCATGTATGTGAAGTATGTGGGTTGCAGTTCACTCAACTTGGAAGCTTGAATAATCATATGAGACTCCACACCGGCGATAAACCATACAAGTGTAACTTCTGCTTGAAGGAGTTTACCTTCCTGAATGGTCTAGTTGTTCATTTGAGAACACATACTGGCGAGAAGCCCCATATTTGTGAAATCTGTGGAAAAGGTTTCACACAGACGAGCAGTTTGAAAATTCACTTGAGAACCCATACGGGTGAAAGACCCTACAAATGTGGGAATTGCACCAAAGATTTTGCTAATCTGAGTAATTTGAAATCGCATATGAGAACTCATACAGGAAATAGGCCTAAGCCTTATGTATGCGAAGTATGTGGGGTGCAGTTCACTCAACTTGGAAGCTTGAATATTCATATGAGAATCCACACCGGCGATAAACCATACAAGTGTAACTTTTGCTCGAAGGAGTTTTCCTTCCAGACTAGTCTGGTTGTTCATTTGAGAACACATACAGGCGAGAAGCCCCATATTTGTGAAATCTGTGGAAAAGGTTTCACACAGACGAGCAGTTTGAAAATTCATCTGAGAACTCATACGGGAGAAAGGCCTTTCAAATGTGGAAATTGTGCTAAAGACTTTGCTAATTTGGGAAATTTGAAATCCCATATCAGAAGAATACACACACTATGA